TGCGCACGGTCTCGGCCTTCGGCACCGGCAGCCCGGCCGACCCGAGCAGGCGGGTGGTGAGGTTCTTGTCGCCGGCGATGTCGACGGCGAGCGCGGAGGTCTGCGACGTCATCGTCGCCCGGATGCGCTGGGCGTGCACGCCCTGACCGAGCTGCACCAGCGAGTACTCGTTGAGGCGGGTCCACGGGATGTCGCGGCTGACGGCCTCTTCGATGATCGCGGCGGTCGACGGCCCGAAGGCGGTGCGGCCGGCCCGCGTCAGGAAGGTTTCGAGCGCGTCGGCGAAGTCGAAGTCGTCCTCGGCCTGCACCAGGTGGTTGACGAGCCGCACCGCGAGCTCGCCGGCGGCGAGGCCGACACGCTCGTCGATGAACCCGTAGATCAGGTTGTAGAGACCGGTCTCGCCCTTGACCGCGCGGGTCTTGCCACGGCGCATGTCGTGTCCGGCTTCCTGCTGCAGTTGCAGGGCGACGTGCTCGGCGACGTGCCCGAGCCAGGTGCCTTCCCGCAGTCGCTCCACGAAGCCGCCGCGATGCCCGCGCGAGCAGGTGTGGCCCTCGATGCCGGGCAGCAGTTCGAGCAGCCGGTCGGTGAATCCGGGCAGCTTGCTCGTCGGATACTCCTCCAGCACACCGAGATCGACGACGAGGTGGATCGCTTGCTCGTACGACCAGACGTTCGGACCGCGGTAGACGCGGGTCGACCTGATGGTGAGGTCGGGCGCGGCCGGACGGCTGGGCTCGGGGGTCACGTCGGTCATCGCGTGCTCCTGTCTCGGCGGTGGCTCGGGGCGGGGTGGACGGGTACTCAGGGGTAACTGAGGGCGTGCTGGGTGACGCTAGTGGTGGCGCAACGCGGCGGCGGCCGTGGCCGTGTCGTGCTGGTCGCGACCCGACTGCACCGCGACGTCGGGGTACTTCTCGACGAAGTCGATCAGTTTCGCACTGTCGAGGTCGAAGGTGGCGCCGAACGGGAGCGTGTGCACGATCGCACCGGTGACCAGCAGTGGTGCGTCGCGCCGTGCCTCGTGCGCGTCGGTGACCGCGTTTCGGGCATCGACGACGAACACGGCCCCGCTGCCCACCACGGTCAGCTCGGTCTCGTCGGTGATCTCGGCGGCGGTGTCCTCGTCGATGCCCATGCCGAGCAACGAGGGCGAACCGGCGACCAGCGACAGCAGGCGGCCGTAGCGGGCGCGCTGGTCGAAGTGCTGGTCGACGATGACACCGGGTAGGAGGCCGAGGCCGGCGGTGAGCTGTGAGGAGCGCTGCCGCGGGGTCACGCCTTCCTCACCCATCGAGATCATGAACTGACTCATGATCGACGCACCCGCGGAGGTGCCGGCGACGACGGCGCCGCGCTGGTAGGCCTCGAGCAGGGCGCGTCCGAGCGGGGTGCCGACGATGAGCTGGCTGAGCTTGAGCTGGTTGCCGCCGGAGATGAAGATGCCCGTCGCGTCGTCGATCCGACCGATGAGTTCCTCGTCGTTGCTCGCCTGGCGGTTCGGCGGGTTGACCGAGGTGATGCTCTCGCAGCCCAACCGGCTGAACACGGTCGAGTAGACCTCGACGACCTCGTCGGGCACGGACGACGCAGTCGGGATGACCACGATCCGCGCCTTGCGCCCACCGGCGAGGCGCACGAACCGGCGCAGCACGGTGACGCGCCCGACCTTGTCCTCGGCGCCGCCGATGATGAGCAGGGAACGAGAACCTGGTTTACGCATGGGTCGGATTGTAGGGACCGGCGCAAGTGGTCGCGTCGGCTTCCTCCACCTCGTCGCGGGAAATGCCCAACAGGAACAGCACGGAGTCGAGATAGGGCACGTTGACGGTCGTGTCGGCGCGGGCCTGCACGACCGGCTTGGCGTTGAACGCGATGCCCATCCCGGCGGTCGCGAGCATGTCGAGGTCGTTGGCACCGTCACCGACCGCGACCGTGCGCTCGACCGGCAGGTCGGCCTGCCGCGCCCACTCACGCAACTTGCACGCCTTCTCGGCGCGGTCGACGACCGGGCCCGACACGCGTCCGGTGAGCACGCCGTCGACCACCTCGAGGGCGTTGGCGTGTGCATGGTCGATCTGCAGCTGCGCGGCCAGCGGGCCGACGATCTCGATGAACCCGCCGGAGACCACACCGACCGTGTAACCTAATCGGCGGACGGTGCGCACGAGCGTCGCCGCGCCGGGCGTGAGGCGCACCTGGTCGCGCACCTCCGCCAGCACCGACTCCGGCAACCCGGCGAGCGCCTCGACCCGCTGGTGCAGGCTCTCGGTGAAGTCGATCTCGCCGCGCATGGCCCGCTCCGTGACCGCGGCGACCTCCGCCTCCCGGCCGGCGTGACGCGCCAGCAACTCGATGACCTCGTCCTGGATGAGCGTGCTGTCGACGTCCATCACCAGCAGGCGGCGTCCGCGGCGGGCGAGACCGCCCGGAGCGACGGCGATGTCGACGCCGAGTTCGGCGGCGTCGAGGGCCAGTCGGCGCCGCAGCGTGGGCACGTCGGCACCGGAGACATCGAGTTCGAACGCGGTCACCGGAGTGCGGGCAAGGCGGCGGATGCGGTCGATGTTCGCGCCCGACCCGGCGATCTGGCGGGTGATGTGCGCGACCGCCTGCGACCCGAGTCGCCGGGCGAGGATCACGACGTACGCCCGGCCCGGGGCGCGGTTGGCGTTGTCGCCGCGGCCCTCGGTGAGCTGCAGGTCGAGACCTTCGGCGGCGGCCCACTGCCGCAGGGCCTCGCCGTCGGCGAGCACCTGTGGTGCGTCGGTCACCAGAACGCACAGCACGAGCCGTCCGCGCACCACGACCTGCTCCAGGTCGAGCACGGCGACACCTTCGGGGAGGCGCTGCAGCAAGCCGGTCGTGACGCCCGGGTGGTCGGGCCCGGTGATCGTGAGCAGGACGGTGTCGGCAGACGTGCCCTTGGCCGCGTCGGTGGGCTGGGTGGTGGAGTTGTCTTTCGTGCCGGGGGAGGCGTCGGTCACGGGACGATGACCGTGCCCTTGCCGACGACGACGATGCCCGAATCGGTGACGGTGAAACCGCGGGCACGGTCGTGCTCGAGGTCGATGCCGATGTTCGTGCCCGGGGGCAACACGACGTCCTTGTCGATGATCGCCCGGCGCACCCGGCAGTTGCGCCCGATGTCGACGTTGTTCAACACGATCGAGTCGCTCACCTCGGCGAAACTGTGTGTTCTCACGGCGGGGGAGAGCACCGAGTTGCGGATCGTCGAACCGCTGACGATGCAGCCCTGCGACACGATCGAGCCGACCGCGTATCCGGCGATGTCGGACGCACCCGTCGTGAACTTCGCCGGCGGGTAGTTGCCGGCGCTGGTGCGGATCGGCCAGTCGTAGTTGTAGACGTTGAAGATCGGGTGGATCGAGGTGAGATCCATGTGCGAGTCGAAGTAGGAGTCGATCGTGCCGACGTCACGCCAGTAACCGAAGTCGCGTTCGGTCGCGCCGGGCACCTCGTTGTCCTTGAAGTCGTAGACGTAGGCCTCGCCGCGGTCGACGAAGAACGGGATGATGTCGCCGCCCATGTCGTGCTTGCTCGACTCGTCGTGCGCGTCCTGGGTGACGGCGTCGACCAGTGCCTGCGTGGTGAACACGTAGTTGCCCATCGACGCGAGCACCTCGTCGGGGTTGTCCGGCAGGCCCTGCGGGTCGGACGGCTTCTCCAGGAAGGCGTTGACCTTGCCCGGGGTATTGGTGTCGAGGTCGATGACACCGAACTGGTTGGCCAACGAGATCGGCTGGCGGATGGCGGCCACGGTGGCCGAGGCTCCCGACTCGATGTGCCGGTCGACCATCTGGCTGAAGTCCATGCGGTAGACGTGGTCGGCACCGACGACCACCACATAGTCGGGCTTCTCGTCGTGAATCAGGTTGAGGCTCTGGAAGATTGCGTCGGCCGAGCCGGCGAACCAGTGCTTGCCGACACGCTGCTGGGCGGGCACCGGCGCGACGTAGTTGTCGAGCATGGTCGACATGCGCCAGGTCTTGGTGACGTGACGGTCGAGGCTGTGCGATTTGTACTGCGTGAGTACGACGATCTTGAGGTAGCCGCTGTTCACCAGATTGGACAGCGCGAAGTCGATGAGCCGGTAGATGCCACCGAACGGCACCGCCGGTTTCGCGCGGTCCTGGGTGAGGGGCATCAGTCGTTTGCCCTCGCCGCCGGCGAGGACGATGGCGAGTACCTTCGGGCCCTTTGCAACCATGCCCCAAACCTAGTTGGGCGGGGCGGGACGGTGTGACCAAACCCGTCCCCATGTCTCGGAAGCTGAACAGCGGTAGCGTTCGAGTCATGCGAGTCGACGTGCTGACCAAGGAGTACCCGCCGAACATCTACGGCGGCGCAGGAGTGCATGTGGCCGAACTCGTCCGGGCGCTGCGGGGCCTCGGGCAGGACGTCGCGGTGCGCGCGTTCGGTGAACCGGTCGACGAACCGGGCACCTTCGGTTATCCCGACCTTCCCGAACTCGCCGACGCGAACGCCGCCCTGCGCACCCTCGGCGTCGACCTGCAGATCGCCCAGGACTGCGAGGGTGCGGCGCTGGTGCACTCGCACACCTGGTACGCGAACATGGCCGGTCATCTGGCGTCGTTGTTGCACGGCGTGCCCCACGTGATCAGCGCCCACAGTCTCGAACCGCTGCGGCCGTGGAAGGCCGAACAGTTGGGCGGCGGCTACCAGGTGTCGTCGTTCGTCGAGCGCACCGCCTACGAGCACGCGGCGGCGATCATCGCGGTGAGCGACGGGATGCGCAAGGACGTGCTGCGCTGCTACCCGCAACTCGACCCGGCCAAGGTGCGGGTGATCCACAACGGCATCGACTCGACGATGTGGCAACGCGACGGTTCCGACGCAGGCAAGGAGATCGTGCGCAGCCACGGTCTCGACCCCGATGCCCCGTCGGTCGTGTTCGTCGGCCGCATCACCCGGCAGAAGGGCATGCCTTACCTGTTGCGTGCGTGCCGCGAACTGCCCGACGAGGTGCAGTTGGTGTTGTGCGCGGGCGCGCCCGACACCCCGGAGATCCTCGAGGAGGTCAAGGGGCTCGTCGACGAACTGCGCACGGTTCGCAGCGCCCCGGTGGTCTGGATCGACGAGATGCTTCCGCGCACCGAGGTCATCGCACTCCTTTCCGCCGCAACGGTTTTCGTCTGCCCGTCGGTTTATGAGCCGCTCGGCATCGTGAACCTCGAGGCGATGGCGTGCGAGGCCGCTGTCGTCGCCACCGCCACCGGCGGCATCCCCGAGGTAGTCGCCGACGGCGAGACCGGCTGGCTGGTGCCGATCGAGCAGGTCGACGACGGCACCGGCACGCCGGTCGACCCGGACAAGTTCGTCGCCGACCTCGCCGCGGCACTCACCGAGGCGGTGTCCGACCCGCAGGAAGCCCGCCGCCGCGGGCAGGCCGGGCGCGCGCGTGCGGTCGAGAAGTTCGGCTGGGACGCCATCGCCGCGAAGACCCAGCAGGCCTACCGGGAGATCGTCGAGCAGTTCGGCGCAACGTCGGCCGGCTGAGTCTGGCGCAGCGTCGCCCGGCTGAGTCGGGACCGCCTGCAGCCCGCTCAGCGAGCGGGCACCAACCCGGCGAGCACGACCGCGGCGAGGTTCGTCGCGTCGGCCAACACCTGATCGGCCCCGACCATGAGGTCGCGCAGGGTGCTCTGGCGCCGTTCGTGCGCAGCCGCGCCGACGATCGGGTCGTGCTCGAGCGCGGCCTCGGCTGCCTCCGAG
This genomic stretch from Calidifontibacter indicus harbors:
- a CDS encoding cyanophycinase, with translation MRKPGSRSLLIIGGAEDKVGRVTVLRRFVRLAGGRKARIVVIPTASSVPDEVVEVYSTVFSRLGCESITSVNPPNRQASNDEELIGRIDDATGIFISGGNQLKLSQLIVGTPLGRALLEAYQRGAVVAGTSAGASIMSQFMISMGEEGVTPRQRSSQLTAGLGLLPGVIVDQHFDQRARYGRLLSLVAGSPSLLGMGIDEDTAAEITDETELTVVGSGAVFVVDARNAVTDAHEARRDAPLLVTGAIVHTLPFGATFDLDSAKLIDFVEKYPDVAVQSGRDQHDTATAAAALRHH
- the serB gene encoding phosphoserine phosphatase SerB — encoded protein: MTDASPGTKDNSTTQPTDAAKGTSADTVLLTITGPDHPGVTTGLLQRLPEGVAVLDLEQVVVRGRLVLCVLVTDAPQVLADGEALRQWAAAEGLDLQLTEGRGDNANRAPGRAYVVILARRLGSQAVAHITRQIAGSGANIDRIRRLARTPVTAFELDVSGADVPTLRRRLALDAAELGVDIAVAPGGLARRGRRLLVMDVDSTLIQDEVIELLARHAGREAEVAAVTERAMRGEIDFTESLHQRVEALAGLPESVLAEVRDQVRLTPGAATLVRTVRRLGYTVGVVSGGFIEIVGPLAAQLQIDHAHANALEVVDGVLTGRVSGPVVDRAEKACKLREWARQADLPVERTVAVGDGANDLDMLATAGMGIAFNAKPVVQARADTTVNVPYLDSVLFLLGISRDEVEEADATTCAGPYNPTHA
- the glgC gene encoding glucose-1-phosphate adenylyltransferase — protein: MVAKGPKVLAIVLAGGEGKRLMPLTQDRAKPAVPFGGIYRLIDFALSNLVNSGYLKIVVLTQYKSHSLDRHVTKTWRMSTMLDNYVAPVPAQQRVGKHWFAGSADAIFQSLNLIHDEKPDYVVVVGADHVYRMDFSQMVDRHIESGASATVAAIRQPISLANQFGVIDLDTNTPGKVNAFLEKPSDPQGLPDNPDEVLASMGNYVFTTQALVDAVTQDAHDESSKHDMGGDIIPFFVDRGEAYVYDFKDNEVPGATERDFGYWRDVGTIDSYFDSHMDLTSIHPIFNVYNYDWPIRTSAGNYPPAKFTTGASDIAGYAVGSIVSQGCIVSGSTIRNSVLSPAVRTHSFAEVSDSIVLNNVDIGRNCRVRRAIIDKDVVLPPGTNIGIDLEHDRARGFTVTDSGIVVVGKGTVIVP
- the glgA gene encoding glycogen synthase, translating into MRVDVLTKEYPPNIYGGAGVHVAELVRALRGLGQDVAVRAFGEPVDEPGTFGYPDLPELADANAALRTLGVDLQIAQDCEGAALVHSHTWYANMAGHLASLLHGVPHVISAHSLEPLRPWKAEQLGGGYQVSSFVERTAYEHAAAIIAVSDGMRKDVLRCYPQLDPAKVRVIHNGIDSTMWQRDGSDAGKEIVRSHGLDPDAPSVVFVGRITRQKGMPYLLRACRELPDEVQLVLCAGAPDTPEILEEVKGLVDELRTVRSAPVVWIDEMLPRTEVIALLSAATVFVCPSVYEPLGIVNLEAMACEAAVVATATGGIPEVVADGETGWLVPIEQVDDGTGTPVDPDKFVADLAAALTEAVSDPQEARRRGQAGRARAVEKFGWDAIAAKTQQAYREIVEQFGATSAG